The following are from one region of the Odontesthes bonariensis isolate fOdoBon6 chromosome 12, fOdoBon6.hap1, whole genome shotgun sequence genome:
- the rbms1b gene encoding RNA-binding motif, single-stranded-interacting protein 1 isoform X1 — protein MIFANTGNPLRTSYRKQPPVGPLSHPMAPPSPSTNSSTNNNSSSSSTGGWDQLSKTNLYIRGLSPSTTDHDLVKLCQPYGKIVSTKAILDKTTNKCKGYGFVDFDSPAAAQKAVAALKTTGVQAQMAKQQEQDPTNLYISNLPLSMDEQELENMLKHFGQVISTRILRDSSGVSRGVGFARMESTEKCDAVISHFNGKFIKTPAGVPAPSEPLLCKFADGGQKKRLSLNKFSQNGRAWARDGDSRLAGMTLTYDPTTAAMQNGFFPPPYSISSRMIAQASMSPYMSPLSTYQVQNPSWVPHQPYIMQHPGAVISPSMDPSVSLQPTSIMAPLTQQMGHLSLGGAGTFMAANTAMQGAYIPQYAHMQTAALPVEENGAQSQLDSSGNHSPYSYQQTK, from the exons ccaCCTGTTGGCCCATTGTCTCACCCCATGGCTCCCCCCAGCCCGAGTAccaacagcagcaccaacaacaacagcagcagcagtagcacCGGAGGCTGGGACCAACTCAGCAAAACAAACCTCTACATTCGAGGCCTGTCCCCCTCGACCACAGACCATGACCTGGTCAAGCTTTGCCAGCC GTATGGCAAAATAGTATCAACTAAAGCCATCCTGGACAAGACTACAAATAAATGTAAAG GATACGGCTTTGTAGACTTCGACAGCCCGGCTGCGGCTCAGAAGGCTGTTGCTGCCCTGAAGACCACTGGTGTCCAAGCTCAGATGGCAAAG CAACAAGAACAAGACCCAACAAACCTATACATCTCCAACTTGCCTTTGTCTATGGATGAGCAGGAACTGGAGAACATGTTGAAGCATTTTGGCCAAGTCATATCCACACGCATCCTTCGGGACTCTAGTGGAGTCAGCAGAGGAGTGGGCTTTGCAAG GATGGAGTCAACTGAAAAATGTGACGCCGTCATTTCTcactttaatggaaagttcattAAAACGCCTGCAGGTGTTCCAG CACCGTCTGAGCCGCTGTTGTGCAAGTTTGCTGATGGCGGACAGAAAAAGAGACTAAGTCTGAATAAATTCAGCCAGAATGGTCGCGCCTGGGCAAGGGACGGTGACTCCAGACTG gCTGGAATGACACTCACGTATGACCCCACCACAGCCGCTATGCAAAATGG ATTCTTTCCACCACCATACAGTATTTCAAGCAGGATGATTGCTCAAGCGTCCATGTCTCCTTACATGTCTCCACTTTCTACATATCAG GTGCAGAACCCATCATGGGTGCCTCATCAACCCTACATCATGCAACATCCA GGTGCAGTCATATCGCCCTCCATGGACCCATCTGTGTCACTGCAGCCTACTTCCATAATGGCCCCTCTCACTCAGCAGATGGGCCACCTGTCCCTGGGTGGCGCAGGAACG TTCATGGCCGCCAACACAGCTATGCAGGGAGCATACATCCCACAGTATGCACACATGCAAACAGCAGCTCTTCCCGTGGAG GAAAACGGTGCACAATCCCAACTGGACTCTTCCGGCAACCATTCCCCCTATTCCTATCAACAAACTAAGTAG
- the rbms1b gene encoding RNA-binding motif, single-stranded-interacting protein 1 isoform X2: protein MAPPSPSTNSSTNNNSSSSSTGGWDQLSKTNLYIRGLSPSTTDHDLVKLCQPYGKIVSTKAILDKTTNKCKGYGFVDFDSPAAAQKAVAALKTTGVQAQMAKQQEQDPTNLYISNLPLSMDEQELENMLKHFGQVISTRILRDSSGVSRGVGFARMESTEKCDAVISHFNGKFIKTPAGVPAPSEPLLCKFADGGQKKRLSLNKFSQNGRAWARDGDSRLAGMTLTYDPTTAAMQNGFFPPPYSISSRMIAQASMSPYMSPLSTYQVQNPSWVPHQPYIMQHPGAVISPSMDPSVSLQPTSIMAPLTQQMGHLSLGGAGTFMAANTAMQGAYIPQYAHMQTAALPVEENGAQSQLDSSGNHSPYSYQQTK from the exons ATGGCTCCCCCCAGCCCGAGTAccaacagcagcaccaacaacaacagcagcagcagtagcacCGGAGGCTGGGACCAACTCAGCAAAACAAACCTCTACATTCGAGGCCTGTCCCCCTCGACCACAGACCATGACCTGGTCAAGCTTTGCCAGCC GTATGGCAAAATAGTATCAACTAAAGCCATCCTGGACAAGACTACAAATAAATGTAAAG GATACGGCTTTGTAGACTTCGACAGCCCGGCTGCGGCTCAGAAGGCTGTTGCTGCCCTGAAGACCACTGGTGTCCAAGCTCAGATGGCAAAG CAACAAGAACAAGACCCAACAAACCTATACATCTCCAACTTGCCTTTGTCTATGGATGAGCAGGAACTGGAGAACATGTTGAAGCATTTTGGCCAAGTCATATCCACACGCATCCTTCGGGACTCTAGTGGAGTCAGCAGAGGAGTGGGCTTTGCAAG GATGGAGTCAACTGAAAAATGTGACGCCGTCATTTCTcactttaatggaaagttcattAAAACGCCTGCAGGTGTTCCAG CACCGTCTGAGCCGCTGTTGTGCAAGTTTGCTGATGGCGGACAGAAAAAGAGACTAAGTCTGAATAAATTCAGCCAGAATGGTCGCGCCTGGGCAAGGGACGGTGACTCCAGACTG gCTGGAATGACACTCACGTATGACCCCACCACAGCCGCTATGCAAAATGG ATTCTTTCCACCACCATACAGTATTTCAAGCAGGATGATTGCTCAAGCGTCCATGTCTCCTTACATGTCTCCACTTTCTACATATCAG GTGCAGAACCCATCATGGGTGCCTCATCAACCCTACATCATGCAACATCCA GGTGCAGTCATATCGCCCTCCATGGACCCATCTGTGTCACTGCAGCCTACTTCCATAATGGCCCCTCTCACTCAGCAGATGGGCCACCTGTCCCTGGGTGGCGCAGGAACG TTCATGGCCGCCAACACAGCTATGCAGGGAGCATACATCCCACAGTATGCACACATGCAAACAGCAGCTCTTCCCGTGGAG GAAAACGGTGCACAATCCCAACTGGACTCTTCCGGCAACCATTCCCCCTATTCCTATCAACAAACTAAGTAG
- the cd302 gene encoding CD302 antigen, producing the protein MESRGKRHPSRPFMSCIFLLCVHLQLSCTADCPADGRTWVPSGDRCYHFVHGEEDSIKSYTFERAKTLCQGFELLTIQTADENEFVLNYSPKVWKGNVNVWLGMYYDTNSDTMRWFNEKPVSYTNWENSPAPSDLLPVDTCAALHSLSGTWENVSCTDEVENGVVCEAAQEAEQAKRKPSPLLSALVILSVVAVLGVSAVIWFVHQNNRLGSSFFTAFEFHPPFRVLDTDQSCLVEAEETDNMP; encoded by the exons ATGGAGTCGCGAGGGAAACGTCACCCTTCCCGGCCGTTTATGAGCTGCATTTTCCTCttgtgtgttcacctgcagttgAGTTGTACAGCAG attGCCCTGCGGATGGGCGCACCTGGGTGCCCTCCGGAGACAGGTGTTACCACTTTGTCCACGGAGAAGAAGACAGCATCAAGAGCTACACTTTCGAGAGAGCAAAGACACTCTGCCAAGGCTTTG agCTTTTGACAATCCAGACTGCCGACGAGAACGAATTTGTCTTGAATTATAGCCCGAAGGTGTGGAAAGGAAATGTCAACGTGTGGCTTGGAATGTATTATGACACAAACA GTGACACCATGAGGTGGTTCAACGAGAAGCCTGTGAGTTACACAAACTGGGAGAACAGCCCTGCTCCgtcagacctgctgcctgtgGATACATGTGCTGCTCTGCACAGCCTCTCGGGAACGTGGGAGAACGTCAGCTGCACAGATGAGGTGGAGAACGGGGTGGTCTGTGAAGCGGCCCAGG aagcCGAGCAAGCCAAACGCA AACCCAGCCCGCTGCTCTCCGCCCTGGTCATTCTCAGCGTGGTGGCAGTCCTGGGAGTCTCTGCGGTAATTTGGTTTGTGCACCAGAACAACAGGCTTGGCTCCTCTTTCTTCACAGCATTCGAGTTCCACCCTCCGTTCCGAGTCCTGGACACGGACCAGTCGTGCCTGGTGGAGGCTGAGGAGACTGACAACATGCCATAG